Proteins encoded within one genomic window of Trichoderma asperellum chromosome 2, complete sequence:
- a CDS encoding uncharacterized protein (EggNog:ENOG41): protein MAIACTKFAPLSNAHSRSSIINHLETQVKQPGTGIAYVYCDYSNTLLTVRNFIASLLQQLFRQSPKVPDSLLEIYKSYTTKTVRFSLGEYSTYLRDVIETFSEVFVVVDGLDECPHREIDDIRDEFLDQLKGLPLKTQLLFTSRDLPAIAKNFAADQRLDIHASRHAIEGYLQARIKSSKNLSRHILRKPSLQEAVVETVAQKADGMFLLARMYIDLLATKSVLGTVEFTLKNLPGGLNELDTAYDNVIRRIQNQDDDDVIMAKQILTWLYYAARPLTLQELCHSLAVNLAVEADPDATELDEAFLPDEEVIVSICAGIVTCHAESNTVSFIHYTTKEYFKRRMDRQDIERFLHLEISIADTCLVYLSFERKELEQFLEARAKGRILTFHQYTQNGGHGWDIDICYPLFRYAAQYWGDHVNGLLGQVTKDLFRKFVRQRTCLAASVQALAEQESRNYPFPISISGLCLASFFGLKEIVIILIEDGQSIEAENEYDWTALHMAAEKGHAAIVQLLIDKGADVNAVAERFGLTTTSGATALHMAARNGHDKVLEVLLKNNAEIDLRTDQDETPLHWAAENGHVEAITLLLDKGADLEAKSRNGFTPLCIAVHHGEKASVELMIERGADISVTACGGSLFFFAALSRNAEVAKLLLERGFDVNFTGTNGAFPLWIAGPYYQGRDDIVKLLLKQGADVSQRHKYNNETALHYSTHWGNKTVVRLLLESGAEVNAQDRDGKTALHIAAKEGDEAVLRLLLEKGADASMKTKAGKTALKLAAWRGYEAIVRHLLDHLGGEINSESWLATSQVLKAAETGDEKAMQLLLARGADITAGNQREKTALHVAAGSGRVALCRFLLNNGANINAINRSKRTPISMAAEYGHIEVVRLLIEHKANLREGVSPLFDAIHSTNGRSKVEIVQLLLENGADVSAKNEFFDTPLHSAVRQHSELIIKLLLEHGAAK, encoded by the exons ATGGCCATAGCTTGCACGAAATTCGCTCCATTATCTAACGCACACAGCAGATCGTCTATTATTAACCACCTAGAGACGCAAGTCAAACAACCTGGTACTGGTATAGCCTATGTATACTGCGACTACAGCAATACGCTACTCACGGTTCGCAATTTCATTGCGAGCCTTTTGCAACAGCTATTCCGGCAAAGCCCAAAGGTTCCAGACAGCCTTCTCgagatttataaatcttacACTACAAAAACTGTTCGTTTCAGTCTTGGAGAATATTCCACATACCTCCGAGATGTCATTGAGACTTTCTCAGAAGTCTTTGTTGTTGTCGACGGACTCGACGAGTGTCCTCACCGCGAGATTGACGATATCCGGGATGAATTTCTGGATCAGCTTAAAGGGCTGCCGCTCAAAACCCAGCTTCTGTTCACTTCTCGGGATTTGCCGGCCATTGCGAAAAACTTTGCGGCAGATCAGCGCTTGGACATTCATGCAAGCAGACATGCCATCGAAGGCTATCTCCAAGCACGTATCAAAAGCTCGAAGAACTTGAGTCGCCACATTCTAAGAAAGCCTAGCTTACAAGAGGCTGTTGTTGAGACGGTTGCACAAAAAGCAGATGGAAT GTTTCTGCTTGCTCGAATGTATATTGACTTGTTAGCCACGAAGAGCGTTCTCGGAACGGTCGAGTTTACTTTGAAAAATCTTCCAGGAGGGTTGAATGAACTAGACACAGCTTATGACAATGTTATCAGGAGAATCCAAAAtcaagatgatgacgatgtcATTATGGCCAAACAGATCCTGACCTGGCTCTACTATGCTGCCCGACCTCTAACTCTCCAGGAACTTTGCCACAGCTTGGCTGTCAACCTGGCAGTTGAGGCTGACCCGGACGCAACAGAGTTGGACGAGGCCTTTTTACCCGACGAAGAGGTCATAGTCTCCATATGTGCTGGAATAGTGACTTGCCATGCTGAGAGCAATACAGTATCATTCATCCACTACACTACAAAGGAGTATTTCAAACGGAGAATGGACCGGCAAGACATTGAACGATTTTTACATCTAGAAATAAGCATCGCAGATACTTGTCTCGTGTACCTATCTTTCGAACGCAAGGAGTTGGAGCAATTTCTAGAAGCGAGGGCAAAAGGCCGTATCTTAACATTCCACCAATATACCCAAAATGGGGGCCACGGCTGGGATATCGATATTTGCTACCCGCTTTTCCGTTACGCAGCTCAATACTGGGGAGACCATGTCAATGGCTTGCTCGGACAAGTCACCAAAGATCTCTTCAGGAAATTTGTACGGCAGCGCACATGTCTGGCGGCTTCTGTTCAGGCATTGGCTGAGCAGGAGAGTCGCAACTATCCATTTCCGATTTCAATATCAGGCCTTTGCCTAGCGTCATTCTTCGGGTTGAAAGAGATAGTGATTATATTGATAGAAGATGGCCAAAGTATAGAAGCGGAAAACGAATATGACTGGACGGCACTTCATATGGCAGCAGAAAAAGGACATGCGGCAATAGTGCAGCTATTGATCGACAAGGGCGCAGACGTCAACGCAGTGGCCGAGAGATTTGGACTCACGACGACTTCTGGAGCGACAGCGCTGCACATGGCCGCGCGAAACGGTCATGACAAAGTGCTGGAAGTCTTGCTCAAAAACAACGCGGAAATTGATTTGCGGACGGATCAGGACGAAACACCGCTCCACTGGGCAGCTGAGAACGGCCACGTAGAAGCCATCACACTGCTGTTAGACAAAGGTGCGGATTTGGAAGCAAAGTCTAGAAATGGTTTCACACCGCTATGCATTGCAGTCCATCATGGGGAAAAGGCCAGTGTGGAGCTTATGATCGAGAGAGGCGCTGATATCTCAGTCACCGCTTGTGGAggttctttgttctttttcgcCGCCCTGAGTAGAAATGCAGAGGTAGCAAAACTGCTTTTAGAAAGAGGCTTTGATGTAAACTTCACGGGCACGAACGGCGCATTCCCTCTCTGGATCGCGGGGCCTTATTATCAAGGGCGGGACGATATCGTTAAACTGTTGCTGAAGCAGGGGGCAGATGTTTCTCAGAGGCATAAATATAACAACGAAACAGCGCTTCACTATAGCACACACTGGGGAAACAAAACGGTGGTGCGCCTGCTCCTGGAGAGCGGAGCTGAGGTTAATGCCCAGGACAGAGACGGGAAGACTGCGCTGCATATCGCTGCCAAGGAGGGAGACGAAGCTGTGTTGCGATTACTTCTCGAAAAGGGAGCCGATGCCTCTATGAAAACTAAAGCCGGGAAGACTGCGCTGAAATTGGCAGCTTGGCGTGGTTATGAAGCCATAGTGCGGCACCTCTTGGATCATCTTGGCGGAGAGATCAACTCTGAATCCTGGCTAGCGACTTCACAGGTTCTCAAGGCAGCTGAGACAGGCGATGAAAAAGCAATGCAGTTACTGCTGGCTAGAGGGGCTGATATTACGGCAGGAAACCAACGCGAGAAGACAGCGCTACATGTGGCAGCCGGCAGTGGTCGTGTAGCGCTATGCAGGTTTTTACTCAACAATGGGGCCAACATCAATGCAATTAACCGCAGCAAGAGGACTCCTATTTCTATGGCTGCTGAATACGGACACATAGAAGTGGTACGTCTCCTGATAGAGCATAAAGCAAACCTTAGAGAAGGAGTTTCACCGCTATTCGATGCTATACACTCGACAAATGGTCGGAGTAAGGTAGAGATTGTTCAGCTGCTGTTAGAGAACGGAGCCGATGTATCTGCTAAAAACGAATTTTTTGATACTCCATTACATTCAGCTGTACGCCAACATTCAGAGCTTATAATCAAGTTACTGCTTGAACATGGGGCTGCAAAATAA
- a CDS encoding uncharacterized protein (EggNog:ENOG41~TransMembrane:2 (i171-190o196-214i)): MENPAQEIASVIDTLTKGSPQQQEDTLNTYFLPNASFIHPFCRVPSFSQGSIPLARDLDSRWLILGIYRWYRTLSPRIDLTVDSAVFDQRNRTLFVTIRQNFSIWFIPFHSSSVKLVSVLQLAQRSSSEPGQLPAKNGTDGRSSSALSGPGQERLRYYITSQEDLYQTNDFVAFVLPFLGPLLVFLWQLYSTGLSVIGSLLFLPVYYFLNGSGVKARREA; the protein is encoded by the exons ATGGAGAATCCAG CTCAAGAAATCGCCTCTGTCATTGACACTCTCACCAAAGgctcgccgcagcagcaagaagacaCGCTCAACACTTACTTTCTCCCCAACGCATCCTTCATCCACCCATTCTGTCGCGTTCCGTCCTTCTCACAGGGCTCTATTCCGCTGGCCAGGGATCTCGATTCGCGTTGGCTCATCCTCGGTATATACCGCTGGTATCGCACGCTGAGTCCGCGCATTGATCTCACAGTAGACTCGGCTG TATTCGATCAGCGCAACAGGACGTTGTTCGTCACTATCCGGCAGAACTTTTCAATATGGTTTATTCCCTTCCATAGCTCTTCCGTCAAGCTCGTCTCGGTCTTGCAGCTCGCGCAAAGATCCTCATCAGAGCCTGGACAGCTGCCTGCGAAAAATGGCACAGACGGTCGATCGTCGTCTGCGCTCTCCGGCCCAGGACAAGAGAGGCTGAGATATTACATCACCAGCCAAGAGGATCTGTATCAAACAAACGACTTTGTCGCGTTTGTATTGCCGTTTTTGGGACCTCTGCTGGTGTTTTTGTGGCAGCTCTACAGCACCGGCCTTTCTGTAATTGGatctcttttgtttctgcCAGTGTATTACTTTTTGAACGGCAGCGGCGTGAAGGCCAGAAGAGAGGCATAG
- a CDS encoding uncharacterized protein (SECRETED:SignalP(1-31)~EggNog:ENOG41~TransMembrane:3 (o407-424i445-464o476-493i)), with the protein MPRDSGVANPLFHPLLFLYQLLQWVINTAIAPNAPPQNTELKRPKIAIIGAGLTGVSAAAHCVGHGFDVTIFEAGPRERLGGIWSRVNETSGLQIHSIMYRFHPSVKWERGYPTRKEIVEQIEQVWKRYGLDEKTKFGVKVKGLKQDEQTRWIINNDPSLGRFDGLIAAIGTCGDPKMPHIPGMEKFKGEIYHSSELTGKDAKGKHVAIIGGGASAVEALEFAFSAGAAKVSILSRSDKWIIPRNMIIDTLLSLNIFGQETFLSFIPEFLLRKLFYRDLEDLAPTHDKGIFMGTPMVNSDVMDKLRQGKAEWVRGDIEGFKKNGVMVNRRSRGVPKDGPGHEELIKSDMVVMATGFKRPSLAILPDDCFQDPYGPPNWYLQTFPPAHPSISAINSTFVEAIGTVGNWHIGIYTRILLMFLLDPLTRPSRWWMERWIDMTRTLKKFSPMGAFDFFTYLELVWWFVFCVTFNPFRWKWALFVFFGIGIGIPNAIMKHEKKFMNGETYKNRDEGTSF; encoded by the exons ATGCCTCGAGACTCGGGCGTCGCGAATCCGCTCTTCCACccactcctcttcctctaccagctgctgcaatgGGTCATTAACACGGCCATTGCTCCCAATGCACCCCCTCAAAACACCGAGTTGAAGCGTCCAAAAATTGCCATCATCGGTGCTGGACTGACTGGCGTTTCGGCGGCGGCTCACTGTGTTGGCCATGGCTTTGACGTGACGATTTTTGAGGCGGGGCCAAGGGAACGACTCGGTGGAATTTGGAGT AGGGTTAATGAAACATCCGGTCTCCAGATCCACTCCATCATGTACCGCTTCCATCCCTCTGTCAAATGGGAGCGCGGCTATCCCACCCGCAAGGAAATCGTAGAGCAAATCGAGCAAGTATGGAAGCGCTACGGCCTGGACGAAAAGACCAAATTTGGCGTCAAGGTCAAGGGCCTCAAACAGGACGAGCAGACGCGATGGATCATCAACAATGACCCGTCTCTTGGTCGGTTTGACGGCTTGATTGCGGCGATTGGAACCTGCGGCGATCCCAAAATGCCACACATCCCTGGCATGGAAAAGTTCAAGGGTGAAATCTATCACTCTAGCGAACTTACTGG AAAGGATGCAAAGGGTAAACATGTCGCTATTATTGGCGGAGGAGCATCAGCCGTGGAAGCGCTCGAATTTGCATTTTCTGCCGGCGCAGCCAAAGTCTCAATTCTCTCTCGGTCTGATAAATGGATCATTCCGCGGAACATGATTATAGACACCTTGCTTAGTCTCAACATCTTTGGCCAAGAAACTTTCCTCTCCTTCATACCCGAATTCCTTCTCCGCAAGCTCTTTTACCGAGATCTCGAGGATCTGGCGCCAACTCATGACAAGGGCATCTTTATGGGCACACCAATGGTCAACTCTGATGTCATGGACAAGCTTCGTCAGGGCAAAGCAGAATGGGTTCGCGGAGACATTGAAGGATTCAAGAAGAACGGCGTCATGGTCAATCGTCGTTCTCGCGGCGTTCCAAAAGACGGTCCGGGCCACGAGGAGCTCATCAAGTCAGACATGGTCGTCATGGCGACTGGTTTCAAACGACCTTCACTAGCAATACTTCCGGATGATTGTTTCCAAGATCCATATGGACCACCAAACTGGTATTTGCAAACTTTCCCTCCAGCACacccctccatctccgcCATCAACTCTACGTTTGTGGAGGCAATTGGCACGGTTGGTAACTGGCACATTGGCATCTACACTCGCATCCTTCTCATGTTTCTGCTTGACCCCTTGACACGGCCGAGTCGATGGTGGATGGAGCGCTGGATCGATATGACGCGCACGCTGAAAAAATTCAGCCCAATGGGTGCTTTTGACTTCTTCACATATCTCGAACTAGTCTGGTGGTTCGTCTTTTGCGTGACATTTAACCCGTTCCGATGGAAGTGGGCGCTGTTTGTGTTTTTcggcattggcattggcattCCGAATGCAATCATGAAGCATGAAAAGAAGTTTATGAATGGGGAGACTTACAAGAATAGAGATGAGGGGACAAGCTTTTAG
- a CDS encoding uncharacterized protein (TransMembrane:12 (i64-81o93-120i141-163o169-190i202-223o253-273i294-315o350-370i391-413o425-448i468-492o504-521i)), whose protein sequence is MASSGILPAYPSQEKEKAGNGGEIKGGGAVTDRSESLEDIRVSLSSGGDTNRDTTHRRLKARHIQLIGIGGTIGTVLYVQIGQGLLNGGPGSLFIAFSFWCTIVLAVTLCMAEMVTYLPISSPFIRFAGRYVDEAFGFATGWNFFIFEAALVPFEVTACNFILRFWTDAIPTAAVIAIVIVLYALINVLAVKWYGETEFWAAIGKVLLIVGLIFFTFIVMLGGNPQKDRFGFRYWNEPGSFAELYYEGSLGRWLGFLQCLIQAAFTIAGPDYVSMAAGEAENPRVVMPRAYNAVFYRLTAFFILGSLCVGILVPYNDSELIAAFASSKPGAAASPYVVAMNRLGIKVLPHIVNAAVLTAAFSAGNSYVYCASRSLYGLALEGKAPRFLTTCTKAGIPVYCVGCTLLFALLSFLQLSSNTAVVLNWFVSLVTASQLINFCAVCVSYLCFHRALKAQGISRDSLPYKAWFMPYAAYYALVWTFVMAFVGGYTVFLPLPGMWKIADFLFSYAMIFVYPVLYFGYKFIRKTEIRKPEEIDLFKDLDEIEEYQRNYIPTPPRNGLEKILDKIFG, encoded by the exons ATGGCTTCTTCCGGGATCCTCCCAGCGTATCCCAGccaggaaaaggaaaaagccGGCAATGGTGGTGAAATCAAGGGCGGAGGTGCTGTCACGGACCGTTCAGAATCTCTCGAGGATATCCGAGTTTCTTTGTCTTCCGGCGGTGACACGAATCGAGACACGACTCATCGACGGCTTAAAGCGAGGCATATCCAGCTCATTGGCATTGGAGGCACCATTGGCACCGTTCTTTAT GTTCAAATTGGCCAAGGTCTTCTCAATGGCGGCCCCGGCAGTCTCTTCATCGCCTTCAGCTTCTGGTGCACCATTGTCCTCGCCGTAACGCTCTGCATGGCGGAAATGGTCACCTACCTGCCCATATCCTCGCCCTTTATTCGATTCGCCGGTCGCTACGTCGACGAGGCCTTTGGATTTGCGACTGGATGGaacttcttcatcttcgagGCCGCGCTGGTTCCCTTTGAAGTGACGGCCTGCAATTTTATTCTTCGTTTCTGGACCGATGCCATTCCTACGGCGGCGGTTATAGCCATTGTCATTGTTCTCTATGCTCTCATCAATGTGCTGGCGGTGAAATGGTACGGCGAGACGGAATTCTGGGCTGCCATTGGAAAGGTTCTCCTCATTGTGGGACTCATCTTTTTCACCTTTATAGTGATGCTGGGAGGAAACCCCCAGAAAGACCGTTTTGGATTCCGGTACTGGAATGAGCCGGGCTCTTTTGCGGAATTGTACTATGAAGGCAGCTTGGGACGCTGGCTGGGCTTCTTACAGTGCCTCATTCAGGCAGCATTCACCATTGCCGGACCGGATTACGTCTCCATGGCCGCTGGTGAAGCTGAGAATCCTCGTGTGGTGATGCCACGAGCTTACAACGCCGTGTTTTACCGACTGACTGCTTTCTTCATCCTGGGATCTCTCTGCGTGGGCATTCTCGTTCCGTACAACGACAGTGAGCTCATTGCGGCTTTTGCAAGCTCCAAGCCAGGCGCCGCTGCTTCTCCCTATGTCGTTGCCATGAACCGCCTCGGAATCAAAGTTCTCCCACACATTGTCAATGCGGCTGTCTTGACTGCTGCTTTCTCTGCGGGCAACTCTTACGTCTACTGCGCTTCTCGTTCCTTGTACGGCCTTGCTCTGGAAGGAAAAGCGCCGAGGTTTCTGACAACATGCACAAAGGCTGGTATCCCCGTCTACTGCGTTGGCTGCACCTTGCTCTTTGCGCTGCTTTCGTTCCTCCAGCTCTCATCCAACACGGCGGTTGTTTTGAACTGGTTTGTTTCTCTGGTGACGGCATCTCAGCTTATCAACTTCTGCGCTGTGTGCGTGTCATATCTTTGCTTCCACCGAGCGCTCAAGGCACAAGGCATCAGCCGTGACTCGCTGCCATATAAGGCGTGGTTTATGCCTTATGCCGCTTATTATGCATTGGTTTGGACGTTTGTCATGGCCTTTGTAGGCGGGTATACCGTTTTCTTGCCTCTGCCTGGCATGTGGAAAATTGCAGATTTCTTGTTCTC CTATGCAATGATTTTTGTATATCCGGTTTTATACTTTGGCTACAAATTCATCCGCAAGACAGAGATTCGTAAGCCAGAAGAAATTGACCTTTTCAAGGACTTGGATGAGATTGAGGAGTACCAGAGAAATTATATTCCTACTCCACCAAG AAACGGGCTCGAAAAAATTCTCGACAAAATCTTTGGCTGA